A stretch of the Candidatus Aenigmatarchaeota archaeon genome encodes the following:
- a CDS encoding class I SAM-dependent methyltransferase, which produces MGKMKPPQTTRKDPQSYETEWRISADRIAEVGLYKRIFDPYGFEGKNILELGTGPGRETEEIWRKNPNLVLGLEIKPPMLKLAKEYLIEKGYPVNITGTQRYSGIPSFNVREGEITLAQANYLDPKTIDPRLRGKFDYAILTFPGGGIWPVVNCDPEEGIYPLAVAMEKIGYLVKPGGKAISADRVFSDDLAERAQDVAVPSGFRLVGAKCIEDREGVKATVWGNKSASIYAGGKKKRYPIKNAKPGEVAEVILKEMDETDAKPGILTLEFEKL; this is translated from the coding sequence ATGGGAAAAATGAAGCCCCCTCAAACAACCAGAAAAGACCCACAATCCTACGAAACTGAATGGAGGATCTCTGCAGACAGAATAGCTGAGGTTGGGCTTTACAAGCGGATTTTTGACCCTTATGGCTTTGAGGGCAAAAATATTCTTGAGCTTGGAACTGGCCCGGGAAGGGAGACAGAAGAAATCTGGAGAAAAAATCCAAACCTGGTGCTTGGGCTGGAAATAAAGCCCCCCATGCTCAAGCTTGCAAAAGAATACCTTATTGAAAAGGGGTATCCCGTTAACATTACCGGCACGCAACGTTATTCAGGAATTCCAAGCTTCAACGTGAGAGAAGGAGAAATAACCCTTGCTCAGGCTAACTACCTGGACCCAAAAACGATAGACCCAAGGCTTAGGGGAAAATTCGACTATGCAATCCTGACTTTTCCCGGTGGGGGAATCTGGCCAGTAGTTAACTGTGACCCTGAAGAAGGCATATATCCTCTAGCAGTCGCCATGGAAAAAATTGGCTACCTGGTAAAACCTGGTGGAAAAGCGATTTCCGCAGACAGGGTTTTTTCAGATGACCTTGCAGAGAGGGCCCAAGATGTTGCTGTCCCCAGCGGCTTTCGACTAGTTGGCGCTAAATGCATTGAAGACAGGGAAGGCGTAAAAGCAACGGTTTGGGGCAATAAAAGTGCCAGCATCTATGCGGGGGGTAAAAAGAAACGCTACCCTATCAAGAATGCAAAGCCAGGGGAAGTTGCAGAAGTGATTTTGAAAGAGATGGACGAAACAGATGCCAAGCCAGGAATACTCACTCTGGAATTTGAAAAACTATGA
- a CDS encoding class I SAM-dependent methyltransferase: protein MKRAELSGIDLPGNYPREWEISSRRLAELGVYEDIARRYPFRGSNVLELGVGPGEETKAIWQQKPNLFLGVDHNWAMLLLARDNLQKEGYSVNLNNPSGIPMFDLKGDSINLALADYYDSSTFDLSLGETFDIALLTFRSAPDPRQMNSIASVSDTIYPLLREGGKFIYADRAFVQNPDSFISRIMAPLGYTLEAAFFEENQNVAEASFWGNKRVFVPMPGALGELTGDKDTKDGEIAKIVCDAYAESGFRVGLFTLELKKNPEI from the coding sequence ATGAAACGTGCAGAGTTATCTGGGATTGATTTGCCAGGAAATTACCCCAGAGAGTGGGAGATTTCATCGAGGCGCCTTGCAGAACTTGGGGTTTACGAGGATATTGCCAGAAGATACCCCTTTAGAGGCAGCAATGTCCTTGAGCTTGGAGTCGGGCCTGGTGAGGAAACAAAAGCGATATGGCAGCAAAAACCAAACCTCTTTCTCGGCGTAGACCATAATTGGGCAATGCTCCTCCTTGCAAGGGATAATCTCCAAAAAGAAGGCTACTCCGTAAATCTGAACAATCCAAGCGGCATCCCAATGTTTGACCTGAAGGGTGATTCAATTAACCTGGCACTGGCAGATTATTATGACTCTTCTACATTTGACCTCAGTCTTGGCGAAACATTCGACATTGCACTGCTTACGTTTCGCAGCGCACCAGACCCTCGTCAGATGAACTCAATCGCTTCCGTTTCAGATACCATCTACCCGCTTCTCAGGGAAGGAGGGAAATTCATTTATGCAGACAGGGCGTTCGTCCAAAACCCCGACTCCTTCATCAGCAGAATTATGGCGCCGCTGGGATATACGCTGGAAGCCGCTTTTTTCGAAGAGAACCAAAATGTGGCTGAAGCAAGCTTCTGGGGAAACAAAAGAGTATTTGTTCCCATGCCAGGAGCACTTGGTGAGCTAACGGGAGATAAGGACACCAAAGACGGCGAAATCGCAAAAATAGTCTGCGACGCTTACGCTGAAAGCGGATTTCGTGTCGGGCTTTTTACCCTTGAGTTGAAGAAAAACCCTGAAATTTAG